One part of the Macaca mulatta isolate MMU2019108-1 chromosome 6, T2T-MMU8v2.0, whole genome shotgun sequence genome encodes these proteins:
- the IRX2-DT gene encoding LOW QUALITY PROTEIN: putative uncharacterized protein IRX2-DT (The sequence of the model RefSeq protein was modified relative to this genomic sequence to represent the inferred CDS: substituted 2 bases at 2 genomic stop codons), translated as MVAPAARVLLRAVRAALASTVPDLLCLPAQGSPRGLASGRLPLAARSSQHGPGSGAPWFRIARRALRFVLSKHWGDDCYPTNCLWQDLKPPRHLGNGQELRLAPPVQWHYRXLRXRAAGVHGNQLQTAVLGLRMAPPEPAGRATLPVGAIQACYPSRQELPSQASRPLLVLPPTPWPTLLPHRSSYKPHPHPARILSRSSQHTHTHTHPRPPLPPPTDSPFPQAGAPATTQQGGFNHAASPPGTS; from the exons ATGGTGGCGCCCGCGGCTCGGGTCCTCCTCCGGGCAGTGCGCGCGGCTCTCGCTTCCACGGTCCCGGACCTGCTCTGCCTCCCGGCCCAAGGCTCCCCGCGTGGCCTCGCGTCTGGTCGCCTACCCCTCGCGGCCCGCTCCTCGCAGCATGGACCTGGATCCGGGGCGCCTTGGTTTCGAATTGCCAGGAGGGCCCTGA GATTTGTGTTGTCAAAACACTGGGGGGATGATTGTTACCCGACAAACTGCCTCTGGCAGGACCTGAAGCCTCCCCGTCACCTCGGGAACGGGCAGGAGCTCAGGCTGGCGCCTCCGGTGCAGTGGCATTACAGGTAGCTCAGGTGACGCGCGGCTGGA GTGCACGGGAACCAGTTGCAAACTGCAGTGCTGGGCTTGAGGATGGCTCCTCCCGAGCCGGCAGGCAGGGCGACTCTCCCGGTAGGCGCGATCCAGGCATGTTACCCCTCCCGCCAGGAGCTCCCGAGCCAAGCCAGTCGCCCCCTACTAGTTCTCCCACCCACCCCTTGGCCCACACTGCTCCCCCACCGCTCTTCCTACAAACCACACCCCCATCCTGCACGCATCCTCTCCAGGTCATCTcagcacacgcacacgcacacacacccacgaCCACCGCTTCCTCCACCCACAGACTCCCCGTTCCCACAGGCTGGGGCTCCTGCAACGACCCAGCAGGGGGGTTTCAACCATGCTGCGAGTCCACCTGGGACATCCTAA